DNA from Phragmites australis chromosome 16, lpPhrAust1.1, whole genome shotgun sequence:
CAGAGCTAGAGCCACGAGCCACCTAATAAACCCTACTGCAATTGAATACCAGAATTCAACAAATATCTGTATAGGCGAAAGCACGAAATTTGGAAATAACAGAAGCACTATGCTTTCATTCAGTGTAACTTATACAAGACGCACTGCAGCTACAAGACTGGATGAACAAACTTAACAGTTGGATTGTCAAAAAAGGAAAGCTAGAAACCGTAAACAAAACTCAGCCATTCTTCCCCCTACTAAACAAGACTAGTTAAAGCTCCTATGAACTCCTAGAATGTTATAGAGAACAGGTAGAACTTGTCTAGGTCAGTCATAAATACAAACAGTATTCTGTTCCTTCGGTGACATCTAAGAAATCAGAGGGAACGAGCCTTCAAAACTCCCAAGATCTGGATCCTGGCAGTGCTGACAAAATAACCTGGGGATGCACAAAATAACATCTCACCGAGGCTGGTGAACTCCAGAAAGGAAGAGCATAAACATGTTAGCCTTCGAATGCTCATAAGTTGGCTTTCATCTGGACATCACCAGATTGGAAACCTGCACTGGGACACCCATAAAACGCTGTTCTCCACTGCTCTTGCATATTTCCTCATCAGGCGCTGAATTAAGCTGCACAAAACTTCCACTGGGGCTGGACGACTCCATGTATCCCTGGCTGCTGCTCCCGCTGCTAGTGTCCGACTGCCTTTTTGAGCCAGATCTTCTACTCCGCTTTCTAGGCCTCCACTTCAGGTTATCAAACTTCAGATCATTTGTGAGATCAGCGAGAACACGTTTTTGATCACGTGATATCTTGCTGACGAAAGATTTGTCATCACACCTCTCGTCAAATCGAAGGCCCTCCATTTGCGGTTCTGGTTTTGGAGATTTGTTACCTATATATGAAATTTGTTTGCCAATCAAATATTCACCTTCACAATTTGTAGTTGAACACAGTTTGCTTGCGATATCTTTTCTTTCATTCAAAGGATTCCATTTGCTACCAACCCACTCAAGGGACTGCCTCAAATCATCTTCGCCAAACTCAGAGACTCGGTTTTCTCCTGCGGTACATAACACAAAAGTTACAGAGATTCAATAATACTGACATTGTTCCACCATTAATGATCTTGAAAGACATACACATGCACGAAATCATTTGGAGCATTTACCTGGAAAATAAACTTGTAGACGTCCATGATTTCCCTGCCGCAATACAATTCCCTCCCACCAGCCATCATGCCACCATGTATCAACAATGGCTCCAACATCGAAGACAAATGGAGCCTTACTGTCTTGCACATGTTGCGGGCGAACCATTGGCCGTCCAAGGGAACGTATGCCCAAGTGATCAGGTTTAGCAACCCTTGTTAGCATAACCCACTCCTGCAGCGTAAAATTAGGTCAAAGTTCAGTTCAAGAATCCATTGCATTGAACAAAGGTAAGTACAGAGAAATGAATTTAACACACCTCCAAGTTTCCTGTCTCATCAGCATCCTGAAGATCTAGGTAGCGCACCTTGGTTTTATCTCTATGCCTTTTCAAAATCAAACATCTAAACCAACAGCCCCTTATACCACTATCTTGTGACAGAACTTCAGCATGGCAACCAGGATATAAGTGTTTGTGATCCAGAGCATCCTTAAGAAAATCAGAACCGGATGCACCAGAACTAAGGAACATCTGTGGATTAGCATCATCGTTCAATGCATCACGCTTCCTCTTCTGCCCAACATCTGAATTGGGTCCAGCTTTAGTGAACTTGAAACGCACCTTCAGAGAGGAAGATGCATTGAACATGGTCCTAAGTACTTCCTGGCTCCAATACCCTTGTAGCTGGGTGATGTCAAAAGGCTTGAATTCATCATTGTCAATCAGCCAGCGGCAAAGATAAGGTTGCCAATAACTGTATTTGGCGCCACTCTTGAACTTCTCAAAGTGCTGAGCACTCAGGACTGTAGCCAATCCATCAATGCATTCAACACTGAGATCTTGACGaccaagagaaaagaaaatctCTGCGTCATCAACATCCATGGGCAACGGAGCACCAACCTCATCAACTTTGTCAAACCATCGTACCTTGACCATGTTGTATAAATTTGTATCCTCATAGAGATCCTCCACATAGGCAATGAGTCTCTTCATCTCTTCACTCATGATGTATACAAAACTATGCACCTATGAATATAGCAGGAACATGTCAACTATGGTTCAACCTTAAAAAGTTTAAGCTGTAGGTAATTAATATATGCATTCAACCTTCATCTATTTTTAACCTTCTATGATATTAACAAATTAATATTAACATTCAATCTTCATTTATTTTCAGCCTTCTATAATATCAAAAGGTCATTCCTTAACATCACAGTAAGAGGAACAAAAGAATAAACATCATATGTTACAAAGTAAAAGCTAAATATGAAATGCCATACGTTTCTCTTTAACAAAATCCTTTCACTTCTATCTCATGAAACTGTCCATATAATATTCAGGAATGTGCACATTTTTTCTGATGGTCAATTTTATGTAAGCCTCTACATGTATGGTATTAGAAAGAACACATGAAAGTGATAAGTGAGCGGACATACCGAAATAGTGATTCCCCTACGGCAGAAAGATTTGTAGTGCTTCCGTCGTTTTTGGCAATGCCATGCAGTTCCTAACCATGTGAAATCTTTAGAAATTTCCCTAGAAGAAACATCCTGAGTAGACGTAAGAGAATATGCATTAGAGAAGGGGGATTTATCAGAAATGTTTCTGGCACATAAGAAAGGAGAGATGTTACTCCAAAATATTTATGTACCTTTGAAGCAATAACTTCAGTGCAGTTAACATCATTGTCATCATATGAACTGCCATTGAACCTATTAGCCATTGAGGGGGAACCATAATTACAACCTGCAAAGCGGCATTCACAATAAGCAAATCACCAAAGCGAGTCAGTCATAGAAAGTCTTCAATTGAAACCTTAGTATGGAACCAAGCAAAAAACTCCACCCAATACAAAAGCCGCACAGCAaacaaaacaaagaaagaaaaaacataaggaactaaagaaaaaagagaatgaACAAGGAAAACCACAGATCGCCACCACTGATCAACCAAAAGATTCAAAGCACATTTATTTTTTAGTAACTTTCCATTTTACTATTTTAGGGATATTATGTATCTATACTACAAATATTGCATGCCCTGTGTTGCTTATACACTCGGAGTCGCAGGCCACACAATGCATTTCGACTAGAATTAGTTGATACTACTACAAGAACTGGAGGTTTTCCCGCAGAAACATTCAGCGTATGTTTGAAGCATGTATAAATGGAATTATGGATTTGTTCCATTGAGACGTCGGGGGAGGCCACAGAAGGGAAGATCAAAAGGGCACCTGATCGACTTTAGATTCACGCTGCTGCTTCGTTAATCTCTATTACCAAATGCAAGGTTACGCAATTGGCCCAAAGGAAACCAGCAGCGGCTTCCACTGAGTCACACCTGTACTCTCCATAATCCTATGGACAAGGAGAAGGTATGAGTTTCGTCGCAGGCAACAAAATTATTACTGAACAAACCGGACGAGATTGTAGGCATTTCTAGAAGAAACTGCAAAGGAACCCAGACCAGATCTGACAAAAAAACAGAAACCCAACGAGATCACGAACACTAGCTAAAGAGACCGAAAGACATGCCATTCGGGTCCGGTTTAATCAAGAAGAACGCAATCGCTTTCTGAATATTAAAAGGGCAAAACATGATTATAGCAGAGTAGACAGATCTTCCTCTTCCAAATAGAACTAGACAGGAATCAGACCGAACATGGCAAGAGAAGCAACCTAACCGTAAATAAGAACAGAAACTACAGCATGTTTCTATTCCAGAATGCCCAAATCTGTGAGTGGGAAAACACGAAAAAGACGACGTCTTTCTTGCCAAAATCAGGCAAGCCGCAGAAAAAAATGGAAGTAAAGCATCCGTGTTCCCTACCCTCAACCTAATCTTAAGCTCCCCAGCCGCCGCAAGccccaaaagaaaagaaagtggAGCAGTTTAGTCCATGGAATCGAACCGTATATAACAGATCCGCTCATCGCGCAAGATAGAATGAACAGAAGATTAAATGGATTCTATAGCATTAA
Protein-coding regions in this window:
- the LOC133894955 gene encoding uncharacterized protein LOC133894955 isoform X1, which encodes MDETALAAARGMWTQWEEVAVSNDRGRRLVHYFLRGAGEERELAVVGRERSPRHMSYAVQGRFLRSLAAAAGAAAVAPSPSRSPAAAGAEGGAPRKLRSRREVVDWLSSLVSGCNYGSPSMANRFNGSSYDDNDVNCTEVIASKDVSSREISKDFTWLGTAWHCQKRRKHYKSFCRRGITISVHSFVYIMSEEMKRLIAYVEDLYEDTNLYNMVKVRWFDKVDEVGAPLPMDVDDAEIFFSLGRQDLSVECIDGLATVLSAQHFEKFKSGAKYSYWQPYLCRWLIDNDEFKPFDITQLQGYWSQEVLRTMFNASSSLKVRFKFTKAGPNSDVGQKRKRDALNDDANPQMFLSSGASGSDFLKDALDHKHLYPGCHAEVLSQDSGIRGCWFRCLILKRHRDKTKVRYLDLQDADETGNLEEWVMLTRVAKPDHLGIRSLGRPMVRPQHVQDSKAPFVFDVGAIVDTWWHDGWWEGIVLRQGNHGRLQVYFPGENRVSEFGEDDLRQSLEWVGSKWNPLNERKDIASKLCSTTNCEGEYLIGKQISYIGNKSPKPEPQMEGLRFDERCDDKSFVSKISRDQKRVLADLTNDLKFDNLKWRPRKRSRRSGSKRQSDTSSGSSSQGYMESSSPSGSFVQLNSAPDEEICKSSGEQRFMGVPVQVSNLVMSR
- the LOC133894955 gene encoding uncharacterized protein LOC133894955 isoform X2, which codes for MANRFNGSSYDDNDVNCTEVIASKDVSSREISKDFTWLGTAWHCQKRRKHYKSFCRRGITISVHSFVYIMSEEMKRLIAYVEDLYEDTNLYNMVKVRWFDKVDEVGAPLPMDVDDAEIFFSLGRQDLSVECIDGLATVLSAQHFEKFKSGAKYSYWQPYLCRWLIDNDEFKPFDITQLQGYWSQEVLRTMFNASSSLKVRFKFTKAGPNSDVGQKRKRDALNDDANPQMFLSSGASGSDFLKDALDHKHLYPGCHAEVLSQDSGIRGCWFRCLILKRHRDKTKVRYLDLQDADETGNLEEWVMLTRVAKPDHLGIRSLGRPMVRPQHVQDSKAPFVFDVGAIVDTWWHDGWWEGIVLRQGNHGRLQVYFPGENRVSEFGEDDLRQSLEWVGSKWNPLNERKDIASKLCSTTNCEGEYLIGKQISYIGNKSPKPEPQMEGLRFDERCDDKSFVSKISRDQKRVLADLTNDLKFDNLKWRPRKRSRRSGSKRQSDTSSGSSSQGYMESSSPSGSFVQLNSAPDEEICKSSGEQRFMGVPVQVSNLVMSR